Proteins from a genomic interval of Euleptes europaea isolate rEulEur1 chromosome 18, rEulEur1.hap1, whole genome shotgun sequence:
- the LOC130490483 gene encoding vomeronasal type-2 receptor 26-like, whose product MTPMQVSEEFLQLERHVITVHLRIDKALLIRTLDLIVQMMTQTSFLCIIFLLHTRTFTQCSSRSPHSPLHELHQPGDLFVGGIVFHAFILSQPIDFTDYPPPTCSEDITVLTKNYQHILAFVFAVKELNENPKILPNVTLGVHIYDSYFHAEWTYQSTMRLLSTPRRFVPNYKCDFQNNLLAVIGALDAPISLDVAVILHIYKIPQLIYGSTPVMNDKIPGLLFYQMAPKESLQYIAILKLLLHFKWTWIGILYADDENGQRFVQSELELFPQNGICVAFMERFPDSPFLSGHEDNLLKGAKIYIKVMGSKANVLVVYGKSYSMVYLRWLPYFSEFENMPQKGKVLIMTAQMELNSYTYQRTWGTDIIHGALSFTVHSSDHPGFRQFADSRNPSSTKNDGFIRDFWQQAFGCRFTNSTPDNINNDICTGEEKLESLPGPFFEMSMTGHSYSIYNSVYAVAHAFHAMLSSRLEGRAVVDGGGLKLHVQGWWQLHHFLRGISFNNSVGDKVCLNQNGELAAGFDIINWVFSTNKSFQRVKVGRMHPHLPPDQMFTIDEDVITWHTMFNQIQPLSVCSDSCHPGYRKKRKEGEPFCCYDCIPCPEGKISDNKDMNDCKKCADEHYPNTHQSVCIPKEISFLSYEEPLGIILNIFTFSFVLLTALTIVIFVKHHNTPIVKANNRSLTYSLLVSLLLCFLCALLFVGPPQWVLCLLRQMAFGMVFSVAVSCVLAKTITVVLAFMATKPGSRMRKWVGKRLANSTVLSCSLVQAGICTLWLITSPPFPDVDKHSMRKEIVLMCNEGSVTLFYCVLGYMGILALVSLTVAFLARKLPDSFNEAKFITFSMLLFCSVWLSFIPTYLSTKGKYMVVVEIFSILSSSAGLLACIFFPKCYILLWRSELNSTEHLIRK is encoded by the exons atgacccctatgcAGGTGTCTGAAGAATTTTTACAGCTTGAA CGTCATGTTATAACTGTTCATCTGCGCATTGATAAAGCACTTCTAATTAGAACCCTTGATCTGATTGTCCAGATGATGACACAAACATCATTTCTGTGCATCATTTTCCTCCTGCACACAAGGACTTTCACTCAATGCAGCAGCAGAAGCCCACACTCTCCACTTCATGAGCTTCACCAGCCAGGGGACCTCTTTGTGGGTGGCATCGTTTTTCATGCCTTCATCTTGTCCCAGCCAATAGACTTCACAGACTATCCCCCACCTACTTGTTCTGAAGATATTAC TGTCCTGACTAAGAATTATCAGCACATCCTAGCTTTTGTATTTGCTGTGAAAGAGCTCAATGAAAACCCAAAGATCTTACCCAATGTCACTCTGGGAGTCCACATCTATGACAGTTATTTTCATGCTGAATGGACCTATCAATCCACAATGCGACTCCTCTCCACACCAAGGAGATTTGTCCCCAACTACAAATGTGACTTCCAGAACAACCTCTTAGCTGTCATTGGTGCACTAGATGCACCGATCTCCCTTGATGTGGCAGTCATCTTGCATATctacaagattccacag CTCATCTATGGCTCCACTCCGGTAATGAATGATAAAATCCCTGGTCTGCTCTTCTACCAGATGGCTCCAAAAGAGTCTCTACAGTATATAGCTATTTTAAAATTACTTCTGCATTTTAAGTGGACGTGGATTGGGATCCTTTACGCAGATGATGAAAATGGGCAGAGATTTGTGCAATCTGAATTGGAGCTTTTCCCCCAGAATGGTATCTGTGTTGCCTTCATGGAAAGATTCCCCGACTCACCCTTTCTCTCTGGACATGAGGATAATCTGCTAAAGGGGGCAAAAATATACATTAAAGTCATGGGAAGCAAAGCCAATGTATTGGTAGTTTATGGAAAATCCTATAGCATGGTATATTTGAGATGGTTGCCCTACTTCTCAGAATTTGAAAACATGCCACAGAAGGGGAAAGTGTTGATAATGACAGCTCAGATGGAGCTCAATTCATACACCTATCAAAGGACTTGGGGTACGGACATCATTCACGGTGCCCTGTCCTTCACCGTACATTCCAGTGATCACCCTGGATTTCGACAATTTGCAGACAGCAGAAACCCTTCCAGCACAAAAAATGATGGTTTTATCAGGGATTTCTGGCAACAGGCCTTTGGCTGTAGATTCACAAATTCTACTCCAGACAACATCAACAATGACATCTGCACTGGGGAGGAAAAGTTGGAAAGCCTTCCCGGGCCTttctttgaaatgagcatgactggccACAGTTACAGCATCTACAACTCTGTCTATGCTGTGGCCCATGCTTTCCATGCCATGCTCTCATCTAGACTCGAAGGCAGAGCAGTAGTTGATGGAGGAGGTTTGAAACTTCATGTTCAAGGGTGGTGGCAG CTCCATCACTTTCTGAGAGGCATTTCATTCAACAACAGTGTTGGGGACAAGGTTTGCCTCAATCAAAATGGGGAGTTAGCAGCTGGATTTGATATTATAAACTGGGTTTTCTCCACCAACAAGTCCTTTCAGAGAGTGAAAGTTGGGAGGATGCATCCACACCTTCCTCCAGACCAAATGTTTACCATCGATGAGGATGTAATCACATGGCACACCATGTTTAACCAG aTACAGCCTCTGTCCGTATGCAGTGATAGTTGCCATCCTGGATataggaagaaaagaaaagaaggggagccattttgctgctacGATTGcattccatgtccagaagggaagatttcaGATAATAAAG ACATGAATGACTGTAAAAAATGTGCAGACGAGCACTATCCAAACACACATCAAAGTGTATGCATTCCCAAGGAGATCAGCTTCCTGTCCTATGAAGAACCTTTGGggatcattttaaacatttttacgTTCTCCTTTGTCTTGCTTACAGCTCTGACAATAGTAATTTTTGTGAAGCACCACAACACTCCtatagtcaaagccaacaaccggagcctcACTTATAGTCTACTCGTCTCTCTGCTGCTGTGTTTCCTGTGTGCACTTCTATTTGTTGGCCCACCCCAGTGGGTGTTGTGTCTCCTGCGACAAATGGCTTTTGGCATGGTCTTCTCTgtggctgtttcttgtgtgtTGGCAAAAACCATCACTGTAGTTCTGGCTTTCATGGCCACCAAACCAGGAAGCAGAatgagaaagtgggtggggaaaagactggCCAACTCCACAGTTCTTTCCTGCTCCCTCGTCCAGGCAGGCATTTGTACTTTATGGCTGATAACCTCACCCCCGTTCCCTGATGTTGACAAGCATTCAATGAGGAAAGAAATTGTACTGATGTGCAATGAGGGGTCCGTGACTCTGTTTTACTGTGTCCTGGGCTACATGGGCATTTTGGCCCTCGTGAGCCTCACCGTTGCTTTCCTTGCCAGGAAGTTACCggacagtttcaatgaagccaaatTCATTACTTTTAGCATGTTgttgttctgcagtgtttggctctcCTTCATCCCAACATACCTGAGCACtaaggggaaatacatggttgttgtggagatcttctctatcctCTCTTCCTCTGCTGGCTTGCTAGCTTGCATCTTTTTCCCAAAATGTTATATTCTTCTCTGGAGATCTGAACTAAACAGCACGGAACATCTAATAAGGAAGTAA